The DNA region CGGCGTAAGGAATACCGCGCCAGAGGTGGATGTCATCCTGTACGACACCCATCAACTGGCCCTGCACCGTTTCAATCAGTGGAATAGTGGGATTGACCATGTCCATGTTTACCCGTTAATCGCAGATCCCTACAGGATACCTGGATTAAAGCAGGCCGCAACGCCGTTTGCTGCGTTCTTCCGCCTCCTGATACAGCACAAACTCGTCAAAGACCGGACAACCCAGCGCCTGCTCAAAGGCCTCGCGACTGGCATTGCCATGGCTGCGCGCCTGAGTTTCATTGCCCAGATTTGACTGGAAAATCCCCGCCGCGCTGACCGGCAGGAAATCTTCATAGGTAATGGGCTGCGCCTGTACCCAGCCGCGTTCAATGTGCGGTTGCGGATCGTCGCCGGGATGAATCGCCTTGCGGTGCGCTTCGCCTGACGGTGTCAGACGATAGCGGAACCAGGCCAGTCCCTGCTGGCGTAACAGAAATTCGCTGTCCGGAAACGTGCGAAACACCTCCTGCAGGTGCAACTGGTGCGTCAGATTATCTTTACCTGTACCGGCGTTACGTAATAATTCATCGTACAGCTGACGCCCTTTCACCGTCAGCGCCACGCCGCGCTGTTCTATCTCACCGAAGCGGGCTGTGTGCGTCCCCTGCATTTCGCCGGCAAACAGCACTGGTTCTTCCAGCGCTTTGAAGCTGGTCTGGCGCAGCAGAATGGGCACGTCGCGGCGCGGTGGACCTTCGATAAGAATTTTCGGTTCAATGCCGCATTCCGGCATCATCGATTGCACCCGATCGATATCCAGCGTTCTGGGCGTCAGATGGTTAATGTGGCAGCCGGGGAAACAGACCACATCGGCGATCAGCCGATGTTCGTTATGTAACGCATGATAGGTTTGTTCATCCAC from Citrobacter amalonaticus Y19 includes:
- a CDS encoding VOC family protein; the encoded protein is MANTITADEIREHFSQAMSAMYQQEVPQYGTLLELVADVNLAVLENNPTLHEKLANADELARLNVERHGAIRVGTPEELSTLRRMFAIMGMFPVSYYDLSQAGVPVHSTAFRPVDDASLSRNPFRVFTSLLRLELIENAALRQRAAAILAQRDIFTPRCRELLDVWDSQNGFNAAQTREFVKEALETFRWHRHATVDEQTYHALHNEHRLIADVVCFPGCHINHLTPRTLDIDRVQSMMPECGIEPKILIEGPPRRDVPILLRQTSFKALEEPVLFAGEMQGTHTARFGEIEQRGVALTVKGRQLYDELLRNAGTGKDNLTHQLHLQEVFRTFPDSEFLLRQQGLAWFRYRLTPSGEAHRKAIHPGDDPQPHIERGWVQAQPITYEDFLPVSAAGIFQSNLGNETQARSHGNASREAFEQALGCPVFDEFVLYQEAEERSKRRCGLL